The segment TCTGGCTCGGGACGGGCACGGTGTTTTACGGCGGGGTCGCGTTCGCCTCGTACAAGCTCGCCGAGGCGCGGCAGCAGAAGGGCGGTGGGGCATGGGCGGGATGAGCGGGCTCGGCGCAGGGTTGCTCAGCTTCGCGTCCACGGGCATCACGATCCTCTTCGGGGTCGCCTTCGTCGTGGTGGGTCTCGGCACGGTGCGGCGCGCGCATGGGGGCGCGGGTTTGGCCCTCGCGGGCGCGGGTGCGCTCACGGCCTTCGCCTCCCTCGTGCGGATGGTCCTGAGCTTCGCCCTGAGCTACTTCGGCTTCGGGACGTTGTTCACGCTCTTGCAGGTCCTCACGATGGGCATGCACGTCCTCGCGGCCGTGCTCGTGCCGGTGTCGATCTTCCTGCTCGTGAATGCGGTCAAGCAGGGAGCCGGGCAAGCGCAGCCCGGCGCGCCGCGTATGCACTACTGACCGGCCCGCCTGCGCGCCCTTCGCCCTCGACGCTCCGCGACCTCGCGCGCGGGTTCTTCATCCCAGGGGTATGGGCAGCGAGACCTATCACGAGCCATACGACGTCCTGTCCCCTGGCGCCCGGGAGATGCACCGGGCGATCTGGTCTTTGATCGAAGAGCTCGAGGCCATCGATTGGTATGCGCAACGCGCCGAGGTCACGACCGACCCGGAGCTCGAGGCCGTCCTCCTGCACAACCGCGAGGAGGAGATCGAGCACGCCATGATGAACCTCGAATGGATTCGCCGGAAAGACGCGTTATTCGACGAAAAAATCCGCACGTATTTGTTGAAGACCGCGCCCATCACCGAGATCGAGGAGCGCTCGGAAGGAGGGGAGGGCGGGGGCGAAGACGAAAAGGCGGCGGCGCCCGCGAGGCCTCAACTGGGCTCGGGTCGTGGGCTCGGCATCGGCAGCTTGAAGGGGAGGTGAGCCATGGCCATGGATCTGCTTCGCCGCAATCTCGCTCCGATCCTGCCCGAGGCGTTCGAGCTCATCGACGCCGAGGCGCGGCGCGTCCTCGAATTGAGCCTCGCGGCGCGCAAGCTCGTCGATTTTCGCGGCCCGTTCGGCTGGGGATATGCCGCGCGGAACACGGGCCGGCTCCGGCCGCTCGGCGAGGGCCCCGTCCCCGGCGTGACCATCGGGCAACGCACGTCCCAGCCGCTGCTCGAGCTCCGGACGCCCATCGTGCTCGACCTCCCCGATCTCGACGCCGTCGCGCGCGGGGCGGCGGACGTCGACCTCTCGGCCGTGGTGCAGGCGGCCGAGCGGATCGCGCGTGTCGAGGACGGCGCCATCTTCCACGGTTATGCCGAGGGCGACATCCCCGGCATCGTGCAGAAGAGCCCGCACCCGCCCGTGCGTGTCCCGTCCGTCACGGCGTTCCCCGCGGCGGTCGTGCAGGCGAAGGAGGTCCTGCGATCGGCCGGGGTGACGGGCCCGTACGTGCTCGTGGCTGGCTCGCGTGAATACGACGAGCTCGCGGCGGGCTCGGACGACGGGTATCCGATCTTGAAGCGCATCGAGCGACAGATCATCGATCACCCGGTCGTCTGGGCGCCCGCGCTCACCGGCGCGGTGCTGCTCTCCGTGCGCGGCGGCGATTTCGAGCTGACGGTGGGGCAGGACCTCTCGATCGGATACACGTATCACGAGAAAAACAAGGTCGAGCTCTTCCTCACGGAGTCGTTCACCTTCCGGGTGATCGAGCCGCAGGCCGCCGTGGTCTTGCGTCGCGGCTGATCTCGATCGGGCCCGCCCCTTCCGTTTCGCCCCACCCTCGTGTACGGTGCGCCGCCGCCCGCGCGGCAGGAACACCGACCATGGAAACACGCTCCCTGCGCGCCCTCCCCGCGCTCGTCCTCGCCTTCCCCTTGCTCGCCCTCGGCTGCTCGAAGGAAGCGAAGGCCAAGGCGGCGCTCGAGAAGTACGAGGCGGTGTTCCGGGTATGCAAGGAGGAGACGGAGAAGGCGAAGCAAGCGCCCGGCGAGCACCCCTGCTCGCTCATGGCGAGCGTCGCCGTCGATCTCGGCCTCGAAGAGTCGGGGCTCGAGGAGCCGAAGCGGGGCGAGCTGCTCGCCTCCTGGCTCGAAAAAAAGGGTTTTTCGACCCATTACGTGCCGCCCTCCCGGCGGCCCGCGGAGGAGCGCTGAGGCGCCACGGAGAGGTTTGTCATGACGGTTGAAGGGACGGACGATCCGCGGAGCGCGCTCGCGCTCGCCGCGAACGAGCTCGGGGCGGGGCAATTCGAGGACGCGCTCTCGCGGGTGAAGGCGCTCCAGCCGTCGTTATCGGCGACGCCCGACCTGCTCGCGCCTTCGCGGGCGCTCGAGGCGCGGGCGCTGGCGAGCCTCGGGCGCGGGGAGGAGGCGCTCTTGGTGCTCGATCGGGCGCAGAAGGACGCCGAGGCGGCGAACCTGCCCGAGCACGTCGAGGGCCTCGGGCGGCTGCGCGCCGGGCTCGCGCAGGCCTTCGAGATGGAGCGGCTCGCCTCGATGTCGGCGGACGACCTGGAGCGACAAGCCGAGGATCCGGTCCAGCGCGCGGTGCTCTTCTCGAACAAGATCGTGGCGGCGCTGTCCGTGGGCGACATCGAAGGCGCGCGCGCGCTCTTGCCGCGGGCCCGCATGGCCGCCGAGCTCGCCGAGGATCCGGCCGCGCTCCTGCCCGTGCTGCTCGCGACGACGCAGCTCTGCGTGGCCACGAACGACGTGAAGACGGCGCGGCGCGCGCTCGACGCGGCCCGCAAGGTCGCCGAGGCGAGCGAGCCGGACGCGATCCCGCTGATCGATGAAATGGCGGGTTATCTGCTGCGGGATCCCGACGCCTGACGCCCGGCTACCCGCCCTCCAAAAGCCGCCTCGCGAGCCGCACGTGCAAAGCGTGCCCCGCCTTGAACGCGAGGTAATGCGCCCGCGGCAGCGGATCGACGAGCGACAGATCCCCCACGAAATCGAGCAGCTTGTGGCGCGCGGGCTCCTCCGGGAAGCGCAGCGGGCCGTTCAGCCACCTCGTCTGATCACAAACGATCCCCACATCGAGGTTTGCCCCCGCGAGCAACCCGCGCGCCCGCATCATCTCCACGTCCGCGAGGGTGCCGAACGTCCGCGCCGGGGCGATGTCTCGCAAGAATCGCTC is part of the Polyangium spumosum genome and harbors:
- a CDS encoding encapsulin-associated ferritin-like protein, with translation MGSETYHEPYDVLSPGAREMHRAIWSLIEELEAIDWYAQRAEVTTDPELEAVLLHNREEEIEHAMMNLEWIRRKDALFDEKIRTYLLKTAPITEIEERSEGGEGGGEDEKAAAPARPQLGSGRGLGIGSLKGR
- a CDS encoding family 1 encapsulin nanocompartment shell protein; translated protein: MAMDLLRRNLAPILPEAFELIDAEARRVLELSLAARKLVDFRGPFGWGYAARNTGRLRPLGEGPVPGVTIGQRTSQPLLELRTPIVLDLPDLDAVARGAADVDLSAVVQAAERIARVEDGAIFHGYAEGDIPGIVQKSPHPPVRVPSVTAFPAAVVQAKEVLRSAGVTGPYVLVAGSREYDELAAGSDDGYPILKRIERQIIDHPVVWAPALTGAVLLSVRGGDFELTVGQDLSIGYTYHEKNKVELFLTESFTFRVIEPQAAVVLRRG